In a genomic window of Amblyomma americanum isolate KBUSLIRL-KWMA chromosome 4, ASM5285725v1, whole genome shotgun sequence:
- the LOC144130400 gene encoding dachshund homolog 1-like, which translates to MEPAGHAAAAAAAPVDLSRSASGLSPPVLNGGGPGPATTLSGVGLSPPGLGAGLSLLPSLYAGGRTGDYGVPSSGEATECRLVEYRGERVAAFVQRSGELLLCLPQAFELFLKHLVGGLHTVYTKLKRLGISPIVCNVEQVRILRGLGAIQPGVNRCKLLACRDFDALYRDCTTASSRPGRPPKRSGILLGLAGAAQHQPTGSAMPTLQAIKKLRPDGDFASTYVNGEAYDDSVDKTTLLLNCLRQQMADPLGRVQVQPGGVQPLLANGRPDSAGSRNDAASTPSLLEHQRPSAAAPVPHKAATVPPELGMDDSCYMSMEQGPHAEGKPAAGDIRTGYAFEAAAPHASLPPTDRGATSDGSGRTGQQGDDSQDEGDSSKGSCCRDELLGPGEAAATPPMAGFPESLQEAALLRAYDVYSMEALLRNIQALLRVAADGARHHERQVNIEKAELGMEILRERELREKVEKQLAEEQKFRVLYQRRLRRERRSRRKVQEQLQNEIKRRLKAEESLREASTDSVRFVGESMESKESSDPEFRLDAEQKMHDCAMSVYAPEPPRCSSSPGR; encoded by the exons ATGGAACCTGCCGGccacgccgccgctgctgctgccgccccGGTGGACCTGTCGCGCTCGGCGTCGGGCCTGAGTCCCCCCGTGCTGAACGGAGGCGGCCCGGGTCCCGCAACGACGCTGAGCGGCGTGGGACTGTCTCCCCCCGGCCTGGGCGCGGGACTGAGCCTGTTGCCGAGCCTGTACGCCGGTGGCCGGACCGGAGACTACGGGGTACCGAGCAGCGGTGAAGCCACCGAGTGCCGTCTGGTCGAGTACCGAGGGGAGCGCGTGGCGGCCTTCGTCCAGAGGAGCGGGGAGCTCCTGCTGTGTCTGCCGCAG GCCTTCGAGCTGTTCCTGAAGCACCTGGTGGGTGGCCTGCACACCGTGTACACCAAGCTCAAGCGTCTCGGCATCAGCCCCATCGTGTGCAACGTGGAGCAGGTGCGCATCCTGCGGGGGCTGGGAGCCATCCAGCCCGGCGTCAACCGCTGCAAGCTGCTCGCGTGCCGGGACTTCGACGCCCTCTACCGCGACTGCACCACGGCCAG TTCTCGCCCCGGTCGGCCGCCCAAGCGCTCCGGCATCCTGCTGGGCCTGGCAGGCGCGGCGCAGCACCAGCCGACGGGCTCCGCCATGCCCACCCTGCAGGCCATCAAGAAGCTGAGGCCCGACGGTGACTTCGCGTCCACATACGTCAACGGCGAGGCCTACG ACGACTCCGTGGACAAGACGACGCTGTTGCTGAACTGCCTGCGGCAGCAGATGGCCGACCCCCTGGGCCGCGTCCAGGTCCAGCCGGGGGGCGTCCAGCCACTGCTGGCCAACGGGAGGCCCGACAGCGCCGGCAGCAGGAACGACGCCGCCTCCACGCCGTCGCTACTCGAGCACCAGCGCCCGTCCGCGGCCGCGCCCGTCCCTCACAAGGC TGCGACCGTGCCACCCGAGCTGGGCATGGACGACAGCTGCTACATGTCTATGGAGCAGGGACCACACGCCGAAGGGAAGCCCGCCGCTGGGGACATACGCA CCGGATACGCCTTcgaagcagctgctccgcatgCAAGTCTACCGCCGACTGATCGTGGCGCCACCAGCGACGGATCCGGAAGAACCGGGCAGCAAGGTGACGACAGCCAGGACGAAG GGGATTCGAGCAAGGGAAGCTGCTGCCGCGACGAGCTCCTGGGCCCGGGGGAGGCCGCGGCCACGCCCCccatggcgggcttccctgaGTCGCTGCAGGAGGCCGCTCTGCTTCGTGCCTACGACGTCTACTCCATGGAGGCCCTGCTCAGGAACATACAGGCGCTGCTGCGCGTCGCTGCCGATGGCGCCAGGCATCACGAGAGGCAGGTGAACATCGAGAAAG CCGAGCTGGGAATGGAAATTCTGCGAGAGCGAGAACTACGCGAGAAGGTGGAGAAACAACTCGCCGAGGAGCAGAAATTTAGAG TTCTGTACCAGAGGCGGCTTCGGAGGGAGCGCCGTTCTAGGCGCAAAGTGCAGGAGCAGCTGCAGAACGAGATTAAGCGGCGGCTCAAAGCGGAGGAGAGCCTGCGGGAGGCGTCGACCGACTCCGTCCGCTTCGTGGGAG AGTCCATGGAATCAAAAGAAAGTTCGGACCCGGAATTCAGACTGGACGCTGAGCAAAAGATGCACG ATTGCGCCATGTCGGTGTACGCCCCGGAACCGCCCCGGTGCAGTAGCAGCCCCGGGAGGTAG